From Colias croceus chromosome 24, ilColCroc2.1, the proteins below share one genomic window:
- the LOC123702618 gene encoding facilitated trehalose transporter Tret1-like, which translates to MGPGREREREREREKERERERERERERERERERERERERERERERERERERERERERERERERERERERERERERERERERERERERERERERERERERERERERERERERERERERDRERERERERERERERERERERERERERERERERERERERERERVSVLIIIYGFNIGQIVVGYSVGWSAPIIPKLQNTTDNPLEEPISDLEASWVGSLLYIGAMVGPYITGILSNLIGRKPCLLIGGFLNIISYILVITTKNITMVYTLRIISGSGMGVTTVGNIVYVGEIASTHIRGILLTSTSIVGISGTLLVYSVVPFVSYVATGYMALGISLIHIIGILFIPESPVYLAMKGDTIKAAKTLNRLGRSGDVDKTLETFSQTKGSETTKIQDWTEIFTFKSNRMSLFLTFTLGAFQQTSGVAVVLFFATTIFKLAGSSIEPQIATIIIGVTRLVSSLIAPTFIDRSGRKILLMMSMVACALSLSVLGLYFYLDRVKSPVLASIGWLPMVALIVYFFCYEAGFGTIPNAIVGEMFRPNVRSNGSALAITLTWLVGFALTTSFNSMVETLGGDVTFWLFGGCCILAFLFTFFCLPETKGKTLNEIQEMLS; encoded by the exons ATGGGACCAGGG AGGGAGAGGGAGAGGGAGAGGGAGAGGGAGAAGGAGAGGGAGAGGGAGAGGGAGAGGGAGAGGGAGAGGGAGAGGGAGAGGGAGAGGGAGAGGGAGAGGGAGAGGGAGAGGGAGAGGGAGAGGGAGAGGGAGAGGGAGAGGGAGAGGGAGAGGGAGAGGGAGAGGGAGAGGGAGAGGGAGAGGGAGAGGGAGAGGGAGAGGGAGAGGGAGAGGGAGAGGGAGAGGGAGAGGGAGAGGGAGAGGGAGAGGGAGAGGGAGAGGGAGAGGGAGAGGGAGAGGGAGAGAGAGAGGGAGAGGGAGAGGGAGAGGGAGAGGGAGAGGGAGAGGGAGAGGGAGAGGGATAGGGAGAGGGAGAGGGAGAGGGAGAGGGAGAGGGAGAGGGAGAGAGAGAGGGAGAGGGAGAGGGAGAGGGAGAGGGAGAGGGAGAGGGAGAGGGAGAGGGAGAGGGAGAGGGAGAGGGAGAGGGAGAGGGTCTCTGTGTTGATTATAATCTACGGCT tTAACATAGGCCAAATCGTGGTCGGCTATAGTGTCGGGTGGTCTGCACCCATCATACCAAAACTTCAAAACACTACTGACAATCCTTTGGAAGAACCAATATCAGATCTCGAAGCCTCATGGGTCGGGTCTTTACTGTATATTGGCGCTATGGTGG ggCCATACATAACGGGAATATTATCAAACCTAATTGGCAGAAAGCCATGTTTGTTAATCGGAGGATTCCtcaacataatatcatatatCCTTGTGATAACAACCAAGAATATTACAATGGTATATACTTTGAGGATTATAAGTGGCTCAGGCATGGGTGTAACCACGGTTGGAAATATTGTGTATGTTGGCGAGATAGC GTCCACACACATACGAGGGATTCTCTTGACATCCACATCAATAGTGGGTATTTCAGGCACGCTCCTGGTGTATTCTGTGGTACCTTTTGTGTCGTATGTGGCAACAGGGTATATGGCTTTGGGGATTTCTTTAATACACATAATTGGTATTTTGTTCATACCTGAGTCACCTGTTTACTTGGCTATGAAAG GTGACACTATAAAAGCAGCCAAGACACTTAACCGACTTGGTAGATCTGGGGATGTAGATAAAACGTTAGAAACATTTTCACAAACAAAAGGATCTgaaacaacgaaaatacaAGATTGGACTGagatatttacttttaaatcgAATAGAATGTCTCTGTTTTTAACATTCACGTTAG GAGCTTTTCAACAAACAAGTGGTGTAGCCGTAGTATTATTCTTTGCTACAACTATATTCAAACTTGCTGGCTCGTCAATAGAGCCGCAAATagcaacaattattattggtGTCACTAGATTGGTTTCCAGTTTAATAGCACCTACGTTTATTGATAGATCTGGGAGGAAGATACTGTTGATGATGTCTATGGTTGCGTGTGCTCTTAGTTTG TCGGTGCTTGGTTTATATTTCTATCTGGACAGGGTGAAGAGTCCAGTTCTGGCGAGTATCGGATGGTTGCCGATGGTGGCCCTCATTGTTTACTTCTTCTGTTATGAAGCGG GATTCGGCACGATCCCCAACGCGATAGTAGGTGAAATGTTCAGGCCAAACGTTCGCTCGAACGGGTCAGCACTTGCCATAACACTAACCTGGCTTGTCGGCTTCGCTCTGACCACCAGCTTCAATTCCATGGTCGAGACCCTGGGCGGTGACGTCACATTCTGGCTGTTTGGCGGCTGCTGTATTCTGGCTTTTCTGTTCACATTCTTCTGTCTGCCAGAAACTAAGGGGAAAACTTTGAACGAAATACAGGAGATGTTGAGCTAG
- the LOC123702619 gene encoding facilitated trehalose transporter Tret1-like, with the protein MVYAVRIISGLGMGMVTVSNLVYVGEIASTNIRGILLTSTSIIGISGTLAAYFVGSFVSYTNTGYFALLVNIAHMIGIYFIPESPVYYAIKGKEIEAKNTLRYLGRVDDLDNVFESVKGTKPSEANSWKAWVKIFTVKANRRSLFITLSLCTLQQTSGVAAVLFFATTIFQMAGSSIRPDLATIFIGGTRLIASMVAPFVVERAGRRFLLLISTVFCALSLSILGTYFYLVRIESAIVLDVGWLPLLALILYFFSYEIGFGTMPSALVGEMFRGNARSTGSALSMTTAWLIGFGVANGFGTMVKVLGGDVTFGIFACSCLAAFLFTYRYVPETKGKNLNEIQEMLSR; encoded by the exons ATGGTGTATGCTGTACGGATAATCAGTGGTTTAGGAATGGGCATGGTTACGGTCAGCAATTTGGTGTATGTTGGTGAAATTGC ATCTACAAATATAAGAGGAATTCTTTTAACATCAACCTCAATTATTGGCATATCGGGAACTCTAGCAGCCTATTTTGTAGGTTCCTTCGTGTCATACACAAATACTGGATATTTCGCGCTATTGGTAAACATTGCGCATATGATTGGCATATACTTCATACCTGAATCTCCAGTTTACTATGCTATTAAAG GCAAAGAAATTGAAGCCAAGAACACACTCCGCTACCTCGGTCGTGTAGACGACTTAGACAACGTTTTCGAGTCGGTCAAAGGGACGAAACCGAGTGAGGCTAATAGCTGGAAAGCCTGGGTGAAGATATTCACAGTGAAAGCAAACAGACGAAGCCTGTTTATTACATTGAGTCTGTGCACTTTGCAGCAGACCAGCGGTGTGGCGGCTGTATTGTTTTTTGCTACGACGATCTTTCAAATGGCCGGTTCGAGTATTAG gCCGGACTTAGCGACAATATTCATAGGAGGAACCAGGTTGATAGCCAGCATGGTGGCTCCGTTTGTAGTGGAAAGGGCTGGCAGACGATTCTTGTTACTAATTTCTACGGTATTTTGTGCTTTAAGTCTG tCAATTTTGGGAACATATTTCTATCTCGTAAGAATTGAAAGTGCGATTGTTTTGGATGTTGGATGGTTACCGTTGCTCGCACTTATTCTATACTTCTTTTCTTATGAAATTG GTTTCGGCACAATGCCCAGCGCATTAGTAGGAGAAATGTTCCGTGGTAACGCCAGGAGTACCGGCTCAGCATTATCCATGACGACCGCCTGGTTAATCGGCTTCGGAGTAGCCAATGGCTTTGGTACCATGGTGAAAGTTCTGGGCGGTGACGTCACTTTTGGAATATTCGCCTGCTCGTGCTTGGCCGCTTTCCTATTCACGTACAGATATGTACCAGAGACAAAGGGAAAAAATCTAAATGAGATTCAAGAAATGTTGAGCAGATGA